One segment of Anopheles stephensi strain Indian chromosome 3, UCI_ANSTEP_V1.0, whole genome shotgun sequence DNA contains the following:
- the LOC118513210 gene encoding T-complex protein 1 subunit epsilon: MMSLPGTFACDEYGRPFIVLRDQENQKRLTGNEAIKSHILAAKQIASIIRSSLGPKGLDKMMVSGDGDVMVTNDGATIMKEMDVDHEIGKLMVQLSQSQDDEIGDGTTGVVVLAGALLEQAESLLDRGIHPIRIADGFELAAQCAVKHLDTIAQPFPVSRDNKEPLIRVAMTTLGSKIVNKCHRQMAEIAVDAVLTVADLEKKDVNFELIKLECKVGGRMEDTCLVKGVVVDKTMSHSQMPTVLKNVKLAILTCPFEPPKPKTKHKLDVTSADDYRKLREYEQEKFLEMVKQVKDAGATLAICQWGFDDEANHLLLQQQLPAVRWVGGPEIELIAIATGGRIVPRFEELTPDKLGSAGVVRELSFGTTKNKMLVIEDCKNTRAVTVLIRGGNRMITEEAKRSIHDALCVVRSLIRDSRIVYGGGAAEISCSLAVAREADQLSTLEQYAFRAFSVALESIPLALAENSGLSPIETLAELKARQGTENSSTFGVDCMLTGNSDMKDHHVIESLHSKKQQIVLATQLVKMILKIDDVRTPSDR, encoded by the exons ATGATGTCCTTACCGGGAACGTTCGCCTGTGACGAATACGGGCGTCCGTTTATCGTGCTCCGTGACCAGGAGAACCAGAAGCGGCTGACCGGCAACGAAGCCATCAAG AGTCACATCTTGGCAGCGAAGCAGATCGCCTCCATCATCCGTTCGTCGCTCGGACCGAAGGGGCTGGACAAGATGATGGTCAGCGGTGACGGTGACGTCATGGTCACGAACGACGGTGCCACCATCATGAAGGAGATGGATGTCGATCACGAAATCGGCAAGCTGATGGTGCAGCTCAGTCAATCACAGGACGATGAAATCGGTGACGGTACCACGGGTGTGGTTGTGCTGGCCGGTGCCTTACTCGAACAGGCCGAATCCCTGCTCGACCGTGGCATCCACCCGATCCGTATTGCGGATGGGTTCGAGCTGGCGGCACAGTGCGCCGTAAAGCATCTGGACACGATCGCGCAACCCTTCCCGGTGTCGCGTGACAACAAGGAACCGCTGATCCGTGTTGCGATGACCACGCTCGGCAGTAAGATCGTAAACAAGTGCCACCGGCAGATGGCGGAGATTGCGGTCGATGCCGTGCTGACGGTGGCCGATCTGGAGAAGAAGGACGTGAACTTCGAGCTGATCAAGCTGGAGTGCAAGGTGGGCGGACGGATGGAGGACACCTGTCTGGTGAAGGGTGTGGTGGTGGACAAAACGATGAGCCACTCGCAGATGCCGACCGTGCTGAAGAACGTGAAGCTGGCCATTCTCACCTGCCCGTTCGAGCCGCCGAAGCCGAAGACCAAGCATAAGCTCGATGTGACGTCCGCGGACGATTACCGCAAGCTGCGCGAGTACGAGCAGGAGAAGTTCCTGGAGATGGTGAAGCAGGTGAAGGATGCCGGTGCAACGTTGGCCATCTGCCAGTGGGGCTTCGACGATGAGGCAAACCATCTgctgctccagcagcagctgcccGCAGTTCGCTGGGTAGGTGGACCGGAAATCGAACTGATCGCCATCGCTACCGGTGGCCGGATTGTTCCCCGGTTTGAGGAACTCACTCCGGACAAGCTCGGATCGGCTGGTGTTGTGCGAGAGCTAAGCTTCGGTACGACCAAGAACAAGATGCTGGTGATTGAGGACTGCAAGAATACGCGCGCCGTTACGGTACTGATCCGTGGTGGCAACCGCATGATTACCGAGGAAGCGAAACGATCCATCCATGATGCGCTCTGCGTGGTTCGTTCGTTGATCCGTGACTCGCGCATCGTGTACGGTGGGGGTGCGGCAGAAATTAGCTGCTCACTGGCGGTGGCTCGCGAAGCCGACCAGCTGTCCACCCTGGAACAGTACGCGTTCCGTGCATTTAGTGTGGCGCTCGAGTCGATCCCGCTGGCTCTGGCAGAAAACAGTGGCCTTTCGCCGATCGAAACGCTGGCCGAGCTGAAGGCACGCCAGGGAACGGAGAACAGCTCGACGTTCGGCGTTGACTGCATGCTGACCGGCAATTCCGACATGAAGGATCATCACGTGATCGAGTCGCTGCACTCGAAGAAACAGCAGATCGTGCTCGCTACCCAGCTCGTGAAGATGATCCTGAAGATCGACGATGTGCGAACTCCGTCCGATCGTTAA